In Mercenaria mercenaria strain notata chromosome 13, MADL_Memer_1, whole genome shotgun sequence, the DNA window TGCGAGAGTGAATGAATGATACATTTGAGGCAagtgatatttaaaataaaaagcatactttacatatatttcttttaatagaatgctatacatgtttatttattcTACCATGCTTTCTCTACTGGAATAATacagataaaacttttttaatatcGAGTTATTCGCATCAATGATCAagcagatttgtttaaaatatgccAATGGCAATGTTTACCTGTTAGCATGGACTTATATGACTATAACATGGTATTATCTGTTGTAGGTAGGTTGTTTTAAATGCGCAAAGTAATTagaaaaacaattgtttaaacataaaactaaagaTAGATCTGcaggttttaaatttttgttccaAGTAATTTTCATAAGCATGACGTTTGCTTTCCATCTAGATCTGTTATAAAGAAATGGTAATTAACCGCGGCATTAGTTTTGGTATGTTGAAAGTAATATTCTTAGAAAAATGTGGAATTTAAAATCGATGCTAccgatttattttattgtttaacgtGGGAATTAAATAATCTAGATATTAAAGACATTTGAAGTCTAAGTCCTACGAGGCGCCAAGGTTAAGCGGGGGATTTGTAAGCCAGAGGTCTGGAGTTCGATTCCTGTTGgtggaaactttttttttttttttttttttttttttttttttttttttattaaatataagatAAGGTACCaacattaaaacttttaattaaattttttattttcttgtgttTGTGCAGGAATTGGATGACTTGCTTTCGGTGTTTGGGTTAGGCGAACCACCCACACATGCCTCACAAGATCAGTCTTCCGGTAGAACATCGCCGACTTTTGCTACTGAAACCTCACTAGAAGAGCGTGTTAACCGTTTCTTTATAGCAGTGGCGGTTACAGAAGAGGCTTGCCAAGCAGACGACACAGAGGATCAACATGACGACCATGTCCCTGTGACCAATGAATATGATCCTCAGAGTGATATAGATGACGTCTCAACTAAAATAAACACAGGTTGTCCTTGCAAAAGGAATTGTTATCTGAACTTTACTGTGGACCGAATTCAGACGCATATTCTTAGCCTACGAGAGATGTCCaagaatgaaaaagaaatgcttctaATGGGGACATTAAAACGGGTAGGTGACAATTCcagatgtaaaaataaagaaagaacgCGACAAAGATATGACTattatttcgatggcaaaaagaTCTGTCAAgaagcattttcatttatatttgacaCTAAACATAAGACCCTAAGAAACATTTTGGCACACATGAAAGAACATGGAACGGAACCGCGCGTTCATGGTCACACAGGCAGACGAGCACCAAATGCGTTTGCGCCAGACGTAATTAGAAATGCAATCCAATTTCTAATCAACTACGCAAGTGAAGTCGGCCTTCCCCAGCCGGCAGCTCCCAGAGGTCGCAGTGATGAACCTCCAATATATTTGCCGTCGTCGGACACAAAGCTTTCAATCCATCAACAGTACAAAGAGGTGTGCATAGAGAATGACAAACTATACGTTGGTTTAACAACATTCAAAGACCTGTGGTCAACATGTGTTCCGCATATAAAGATAAGTTCACCAATAGAAGATGTGTGTCGCACTTGCGAAGATTTTAGACAAGAAATTAAACTTGCTATGAGTGAAGATGATAAGTTGTCGGCGACAGGAAGATATCAATCACATATTCTACAAGCTAGAAAGGAGAGGGATGTGTACAAGAAATGTGTAGAAAGGTCAGCTGAAATGTTTAGGAAAAAACAAGAACTTGATCCATCTGCGGGAGACAATTTTTCAATGGAcgatatacattatacatttgaCTTTTCCCAgtacgtcaaattgccacatcaCTCCAGAGAAAAGGGGCCGACATATTTTATTCAGCCCGTCAAGGTACAGATATTTGGTTTCCGGGTAGATGGTTGCTGTCAGTACAACTACCTAATCAGTGAGAACGAAACATTAGGTAATTATGTATTTGGTATTTGTGCGTGCGAGCGTGCGCGTGTTTCCATTATTACTTTAGTAACCATCTGCACTTGCttataaaagaatttattttatattcgaaAACTCGATATCATACCCTTAGATACACTTTTACAATGCATTGGTTTTGTCAGAACAgacggtaattttgataatattctaaaatgaattatttcaacaAAGTATAGTGTGCTAATGTGTAATAAGTCATCAACATATTGCAGGTCGTGATGGACAGCTGGCTCACGGACCAGATTCAGTTATTTCCATGTTAGACCATGCGTTCCATTCATACGGATCTGGTGAGAACGACTGTAGCATTCATGCTGACAATTGTTTCGGTAAGTAAGCTTGATGATTATTCttctagttttattatgttttgtactGTTCGCTGCTTTCCTAAATGACTATTTAAAAGAGTAGTGTATtcatcataaaaataataatctaCTCGTATGCGCAAACTCAAGTTTGTACAAGTTTAACGAAGTTCAGCAGGACAATTCTGGTTTATCTATGTTAGGTGCAACAGTACTAAAAGTGAAATAATTACGTCATAAAAATATAGTAATTTGCCTTGATTCAGAAGTCACATGTAACGATGTAAGAACGATTTCGGGCATTTAGCCCTGAATGCTCTTTAAACGTATGGGAATACTATGATCGTAAATGCCAAGGAAAAAGTGTAAGACACGGCTTATTGTTTggaaattaataaaatttgttttgtaaacttTTGTCTTGTTCCATGAACTTTAGTCCCAACTAGTGTGTTTAGAAActtgtttaatgtttatttatttagtattGCACGCGATTGTCGGCCGATAGTGATACATACACGTAATTAATATTTTGTGCATCTTCAACAGGTCAAAACAAGAATCGTTACGTTCTGGCGTATTTTGCCTGGAGAATCATGGTtggaaaacacagaaatattacatACATGATGCAGATTCCCGGACATACTCGGTATGGTTAAGATAACACGTTTCATATGCGTTACATATCTATGCTCTTTATCATTTTACTATCAGAACATCTTTTCATGCGAAAATCTGCTTGAGTCGgaaattaaaatgacaaattatgTCGTCTGCTGCGTACGTAAGTTCCTTCAAACGACCTGTCGTAATCACAGTCACTTTCTTTCATTCATCGATATTCCAGATGTAATGCTAGCAACTTGCATGTAATATTTACGTGTCTACTGTTTTGCAAATTTAAACACTATGGGTCATTATAAGACAAAATCCTGGCATTATCGGATATGCAGACATTAAGAGATGAAGTTCGGATTATCCTACGTACATAAAAGACTATGTCAGTACCtgcttgataaatatatatataaagtaataaCTTTAACGCTTTTCTATCGACTTAAACTTACTTTATCGTCATTTCACAGGTGCTTGATTGATGCGGGATTtggaaacattaaaaagttaTACCGGAGAACAGACTGTGACACACCGCAACATATAGCTGAAGTAGTTGGAAAGTCGTCAGTCAGCAACTTTCCTGTAACTTATGGTGCAGACGGATGGATATGGCGGGCGTGGAAAGTATTTCTGTCAGACAGATTTAAAAAAGTCCCGAACATATCAAAATACCACAGTTTCAGATTCACCATTGAACAACCCGGCGTCGTCTATATGAaagaaaacgcagacgatatagATGAAATCCGATTCATCATCTGTAAAACGCATTACCTACCAATGGATGTCACCGATATTCCGGACGTACTGCCACCTGGCGGATTGAGCAAAGAGAGACAGGAATACTTGTTCCGGCACGTGAGACCACTTGTTAGGCAACCATTTCAGGACATACTTTGCCCGATTCCTACTCAGACGGAATAGAGTCGTTTAGTGTTTAGTTTAATGCCAGTATAGGTAATAGCCGAGTTTTTGAAACGACGTGACAATTTAGAGTATTGCACAAAACTTTaaacgttaccatggaaacatataataaattattaaagcaGCTATTAAAATTCATCGGGAAAAGTGTTATAATTGAAGATTATTTCTGACAACTTATTCAGAATGAACTCAACTTTTATGTTTACGTACCCGTTTTAAGAAGCATTATATGGACGTTCAAAACAAAAACTACTGtgttattgtttaatattttccaAAACCTGTGTAACTATCGTATGCAGTAAGTAAGCAGACTAGTTCTTTCTAGTAACGAAACTTTAGTGGTTTGCGTAACATATTCAATAATCGTACTGAATTTGAAATGTTCCGAAG includes these proteins:
- the LOC128547786 gene encoding uncharacterized protein LOC128547786, with the translated sequence MSKNEKEMLLMGTLKRVGDNSRCKNKERTRQRYDYYFDGKKICQEAFSFIFDTKHKTLRNILAHMKEHGTEPRVHGHTGRRAPNAFAPDVIRNAIQFLINYASEVGLPQPAAPRGRSDEPPIYLPSSDTKLSIHQQYKEVCIENDKLYVGLTTFKDLWSTCVPHIKISSPIEDVCRTCEDFRQEIKLAMSEDDKLSATGRYQSHILQARKERDVYKKCVERSAEMFRKKQELDPSAGDNFSMDDIHYTFDFSQYVKLPHHSREKGPTYFIQPVKVQIFGFRVDGCCQYNYLISENETLGRDGQLAHGPDSVISMLDHAFHSYGSGENDCSIHADNCFGQNKNRYVLAYFAWRIMVGKHRNITYMMQIPGHTRCLIDAGFGNIKKLYRRTDCDTPQHIAEVVGKSSVSNFPVTYGADGWIWRAWKVFLSDRFKKVPNISKYHSFRFTIEQPGVVYMKENADDIDEIRFIICKTHYLPMDVTDIPDVLPPGGLSKERQEYLFRHVRPLVRQPFQDILCPIPTQTE